A part of Propioniciclava coleopterorum genomic DNA contains:
- a CDS encoding Maf family nucleotide pyrophosphatase — translation MSAVSDIKSQLDLAQVAQLLGTDQATADQAVDQALESLVGTMDANVGDPSQAIGLTRALGDHLDASGDVDLEQVDTVDGEKIVGHVYSADQIQSLSAGAGGSLIRKLLPILAPLVMGYLASKLDGYMRGGAAAQQAPAGQGGLGDLLGGLLGGGQGGAPAGGGGLGDLLGGLLGGGQGGAGGGLGDILGGVLGDPQQAPAPQQAPAQQPQNTGGGTFRVPTPGDTSLNTGAAARPSSRRRPAPTRAACSAVSSPTCCGAGAERAARPGVLVPARLRALRAAGLDPTVVVSGVDESRITAPTPQELTLALARLKGEAVLPALDPDADLVVVACDSVLDLDGAALGKPGTDDAVRERWRAMRGRDGFLVTGHWVAVRRDGVWRTTQAAARTRVRFAQVSDAEIEAYIATGEPQQVAGAFTIDGYGAAFITGLGGDHHNVIGISIPLLRSLLGDLGVAWTSLWQPTG, via the coding sequence ATGTCCGCCGTTTCCGATATCAAGTCCCAGCTCGACCTCGCTCAGGTGGCGCAGTTGCTGGGAACCGACCAGGCCACCGCCGACCAGGCGGTCGACCAGGCCCTGGAGTCCCTCGTCGGCACGATGGACGCCAACGTCGGCGATCCCAGCCAGGCCATCGGCCTCACCCGCGCCCTGGGCGACCACCTCGACGCCTCCGGTGACGTCGACCTCGAGCAGGTCGACACCGTCGACGGCGAGAAGATCGTGGGCCACGTCTACTCGGCCGACCAGATCCAGAGCCTGTCCGCCGGCGCCGGCGGCTCGCTGATCCGCAAGCTGCTGCCGATCCTCGCCCCGCTCGTGATGGGCTACCTGGCCTCCAAGCTCGACGGCTACATGCGGGGCGGCGCGGCAGCGCAGCAGGCGCCCGCCGGCCAGGGCGGCCTCGGCGACCTCCTCGGCGGCCTGCTCGGCGGCGGCCAGGGCGGCGCGCCCGCCGGCGGCGGCGGTCTCGGCGACCTGCTGGGCGGCCTGCTCGGCGGCGGCCAGGGCGGCGCGGGCGGCGGCCTGGGCGACATCCTCGGCGGCGTGCTGGGCGACCCGCAGCAGGCCCCGGCGCCCCAGCAGGCGCCGGCGCAGCAGCCGCAGAACACCGGCGGCGGCACCTTCCGCGTGCCGACGCCCGGCGACACCTCCCTGAACACCGGCGCCGCGGCCCGACCCAGCAGCCGCAGGCGGCCGGCCCCGACGCGGGCGGCCTGCTCGGCGGTATCCTCTCCGACCTGCTGCGGGGCCGGCGCTGAGCGTGCGGCTCGTCCTGGCGTCCTCGTCCCCGCCCGGCTGCGTGCGCTCCGGGCGGCGGGACTGGACCCCACGGTGGTGGTGTCCGGCGTCGATGAGAGCCGCATCACCGCCCCCACACCCCAGGAACTCACCCTCGCGCTCGCCCGGCTCAAGGGCGAGGCGGTCCTGCCCGCCCTCGACCCGGACGCCGATCTCGTCGTCGTGGCCTGCGACTCGGTCCTCGACCTGGACGGGGCGGCGCTGGGCAAGCCCGGCACCGACGACGCCGTCCGGGAGCGCTGGCGGGCGATGCGCGGGCGCGACGGCTTCCTCGTCACCGGCCACTGGGTCGCGGTGCGCCGCGACGGCGTCTGGCGGACGACGCAGGCGGCGGCGCGCACCCGTGTCCGGTTCGCCCAGGTCTCCGACGCCGAGATCGAGGCCTACATCGCCACCGGCGAGCCCCAGCAGGTCGCCGGGGCGTTCACCATCGACGGCTACGGCGCCGCCTTCATCACCGGTCTGGGCGGGGACCACCACAACGTGATCGGGATCAGCATCCCGCTGCTCCGCTCGCTGCTGGGCGACCTGGGGGTCGCCTGGACGTCGCTGTGGCAGCCCACCGGGTAG